Proteins encoded in a region of the Nitrospirota bacterium genome:
- the secY gene encoding preprotein translocase subunit SecY yields the protein MFSLLMLAVYRIGAHIPTPGIKGEALSQFLHQAAGGLMGFFDMFSGGALSRVTIFALGIMPYITASIVLQLLTVVIPRLQALAKEGEAGRKKITEYTRYGTVLISGFQSFWMAVGIEKMGDGAFVDSPGWSFRILTMITLTAGTTFIMWLGEQITERGIGNGISLVIFAGIVAGFPRAVSNTIGLVRSGEIAYFMVFIIIALIVAVIAAIIVMERGQRKIAVQYAQRMVGRRIYKGQSTHLPLKINSAGVIPPIFASSILLFPATIAGFAQVPWIQAIAQQLAPGKLLYTTVYVMMIIFFAYFYTAIVFNPVDIADNLKKYGGFIPGIRPGKKTSDYLYRVLTRITLGGALYLAAVCVLPDIFYKIFNVPFYFGGTSLLIVIGVALDTVSQIESHLIQRHYGGFLKGVSVKGRR from the coding sequence ATGTTTTCGCTTCTCATGCTGGCCGTGTATCGCATCGGGGCGCATATTCCGACGCCGGGCATCAAGGGCGAGGCGCTCAGCCAGTTCCTCCACCAGGCAGCGGGAGGCCTGATGGGGTTCTTCGACATGTTCTCCGGCGGGGCACTCTCGCGGGTCACGATCTTCGCGCTGGGGATCATGCCCTATATCACGGCTTCTATCGTGCTCCAGCTCCTGACGGTCGTCATCCCGAGGCTGCAGGCGCTGGCCAAGGAAGGTGAGGCCGGCCGCAAGAAGATCACCGAGTACACCCGGTACGGTACCGTGCTGATCTCCGGGTTCCAGTCCTTCTGGATGGCGGTCGGCATCGAGAAAATGGGCGACGGAGCGTTCGTTGATTCTCCGGGATGGTCTTTCCGGATCCTGACGATGATCACGTTGACCGCGGGCACCACCTTTATCATGTGGCTGGGAGAGCAGATCACGGAGCGTGGCATCGGCAACGGGATCTCCCTCGTGATTTTTGCCGGCATCGTCGCCGGCTTTCCCCGCGCCGTCAGCAATACCATCGGCCTTGTGCGGTCGGGTGAAATCGCTTATTTCATGGTATTCATCATCATTGCCCTGATCGTTGCCGTTATCGCCGCCATCATTGTCATGGAGCGCGGGCAGAGAAAAATAGCCGTGCAGTATGCCCAGCGGATGGTGGGCAGGAGGATATACAAGGGCCAGAGCACGCACCTGCCGCTCAAGATCAACTCCGCCGGTGTTATCCCCCCGATCTTTGCGTCCTCGATCCTGTTATTCCCCGCCACGATCGCGGGGTTTGCCCAGGTTCCCTGGATTCAGGCGATTGCGCAGCAATTGGCCCCGGGAAAGCTGCTGTATACAACGGTCTATGTTATGATGATCATATTTTTTGCGTATTTCTACACGGCGATTGTATTCAATCCCGTCGATATAGCGGATAACCTTAAAAAATACGGCGGATTCATTCCCGGTATCCGGCCCGGCAAAAAAACATCGGATTATTTGTACCGCGTGCTGACCCGCATCACGCTCGGCGGTGCACTGTACCTCGCAGCGGTGTGCGTGCTGCCTGATATCTTCTACAAAATTTTCAATGTGCCGTTTTATTTCGGTGGGACTTCCCTCCTGATCGTGATCGGCGTCGCACTCGACACCGTATCACAGATAGAGTCCCATCTGATCCAGCGGCATTACGGAGGGTTCCTGAAGGGCGTTTCCGTCAAGGGAAGACGCTGA
- the map gene encoding type I methionyl aminopeptidase has protein sequence MIILKSRQEIEKIRRACVIVADVLEGIVPLIRPGVTTQSLDEFAEKLILSSGAVPAFKGYRGYPKTLCTSVNSQVVHGIPSTDVALVEGDIISVDVGAIVEGFYGDAAKTFPVGRVAPEAERLISVTEEALFKGIAQTRAGNRLFDISAAVQQHVESNGFSVVRDFVGHGIGSNMHEDPQIPNFGERGQGPRIKPGMVFAIEPMVNKGGSATYVLQDGWTAVTADGSLSAHFEHTVAVTSEGPWVLSRR, from the coding sequence ATGATCATTCTTAAGTCCCGTCAGGAGATCGAAAAGATCCGCAGGGCCTGTGTCATCGTCGCAGATGTTCTTGAAGGAATAGTCCCCCTGATCAGGCCCGGGGTCACCACGCAGAGTCTTGATGAGTTCGCCGAGAAACTGATCCTGTCCTCAGGAGCGGTTCCGGCGTTCAAGGGCTACCGGGGATATCCCAAAACGCTGTGCACGTCCGTGAACAGTCAAGTGGTTCACGGGATCCCCTCAACGGATGTTGCTCTTGTTGAGGGCGATATCATCAGTGTCGACGTCGGGGCAATCGTCGAAGGTTTCTACGGAGATGCGGCCAAGACGTTCCCGGTCGGCAGGGTTGCACCGGAAGCCGAACGGCTGATCAGCGTAACCGAGGAAGCCCTCTTCAAGGGAATAGCGCAGACGCGGGCAGGCAACAGGCTGTTCGATATCTCCGCAGCCGTGCAACAGCATGTGGAGTCGAATGGATTTTCCGTGGTCCGGGATTTTGTAGGGCATGGTATCGGGAGCAACATGCACGAAGATCCGCAGATACCTAACTTCGGCGAGCGCGGCCAGGGACCGAGGATCAAGCCCGGCATGGTGTTTGCGATTGAGCCCATGGTCAACAAGGGCGGAAGCGCAACCTACGTGCTGCAGGATGGCTGGACCGCCGTGACGGCGGACGGCAGCCTTTCGGCGCATTTTGAGCATACGGTGGCAGTAACGTCCGAAGGGCCGTGGGTATTGAGCCGGCGGTGA
- the infA gene encoding translation initiation factor IF-1, translated as MAKEDSIEVQGTVLETLPNAMFRVEIENGHKILAHISGKMRMHFIKILPGDKVTVELTPYDLTRGRITYRFK; from the coding sequence ATGGCGAAAGAAGATTCCATAGAAGTACAGGGTACCGTTCTGGAGACCCTTCCCAACGCCATGTTTCGCGTCGAGATCGAGAACGGTCATAAGATTCTTGCACATATATCCGGGAAAATGAGAATGCATTTCATCAAGATTCTTCCGGGAGACAAGGTGACGGTGGAACTGACGCCGTATGACCTTACCCGGGGCAGGATCACCTACCGGTTCAAGTAG
- the rpmJ gene encoding 50S ribosomal protein L36 has product MKVRSSVRKICPKCTIIRRKGIVRVICENARHKQRQG; this is encoded by the coding sequence ATGAAAGTTCGTTCATCGGTACGTAAAATTTGCCCAAAGTGCACTATTATCCGGCGCAAGGGAATTGTGCGCGTGATCTGTGAGAACGCGCGTCACAAGCAGCGCCAGGGTTAA
- the rpsM gene encoding 30S ribosomal protein S13 has product MARIAGVDLPKEKKIEIALTYIFGIGPSSAKKILAEAGINPGVKSSDLTESDIVKIRGILDRDYTIEGDLRRDITMHIKRLMDVGSYRGLRHRKGLPARGQRTKTNARTRKGPKKSAMAGRGKKKSLAKK; this is encoded by the coding sequence GTGGCACGGATTGCCGGCGTAGATTTGCCAAAAGAAAAGAAGATCGAGATCGCGCTCACCTATATTTTCGGGATCGGTCCGTCGTCTGCCAAGAAGATCCTGGCTGAAGCGGGTATTAATCCAGGCGTCAAGAGCAGCGATCTCACGGAGTCCGACATCGTTAAGATCCGAGGCATTCTGGATCGCGACTATACGATAGAGGGGGACCTCCGCAGAGATATTACGATGCACATCAAGCGGCTCATGGACGTTGGGAGCTACCGGGGGCTCAGGCATCGGAAGGGGCTGCCGGCCCGTGGACAGCGGACAAAAACCAACGCCCGGACGAGAAAAGGACCGAAGAAATCCGCAATGGCGGGACGTGGCAAGAAAAAGTCCTTGGCAAAGAAGTAA
- the rpsK gene encoding 30S ribosomal protein S11: MAKKGKEKKNVANGVAHIHASFNNTIVTITDTAGNVITWSSAGNKGFKGSRKSTPFASQLAAETAAKKAMENGMRQVEVFVKGPGTGRESAIRAIQAAGLEIVAIKDVTPIPHNGCRPPKRRRV, encoded by the coding sequence ATGGCCAAGAAGGGCAAAGAAAAGAAGAACGTGGCCAATGGCGTAGCGCATATTCATGCGTCGTTCAACAATACGATCGTGACGATCACCGATACCGCGGGAAACGTGATTACGTGGTCGAGCGCAGGAAATAAAGGCTTCAAAGGTTCACGGAAGAGCACACCCTTTGCTTCACAGCTGGCAGCTGAGACAGCCGCAAAAAAAGCCATGGAAAATGGCATGAGGCAGGTTGAGGTGTTTGTCAAGGGGCCGGGAACCGGCAGAGAGTCTGCCATCCGGGCGATCCAGGCGGCGGGGCTTGAAATTGTGGCCATCAAGGACGTGACGCCGATTCCCCACAATGGGTGCAGGCCGCCAAAGAGAAGAAGGGTTTAG
- the rpsD gene encoding 30S ribosomal protein S4, producing the protein MARYIGSVCKLCRREGTKLFLKAERCYTDKCGVTRRGYPPGQHGQGRIKQSEYSLQLREKQKIRRIYGVLERQFRGYFEKAERMKGVTGDNLLQLLERRLDNIVQRMGFAGAKKEARQLVRHGHFLVNGKKVNIPSYLLKAGDVVELKEKSRGIAQIQQTLAAVEKRGFPTWLEIDKAQFRGKVLALPARDESTMPTVKEQLVVELYSK; encoded by the coding sequence GTGGCACGGTATATAGGATCAGTTTGCAAGCTCTGCAGAAGAGAGGGTACCAAGCTTTTTCTGAAGGCAGAGCGCTGCTATACAGATAAATGCGGGGTCACGAGGCGGGGGTATCCGCCCGGGCAGCATGGACAGGGACGGATCAAGCAGTCTGAGTACAGCCTGCAGCTCAGGGAGAAGCAGAAGATCCGCCGTATCTATGGTGTACTGGAGCGGCAATTCCGCGGGTATTTCGAGAAGGCCGAACGCATGAAGGGCGTGACGGGCGACAATCTGCTGCAGCTCCTGGAGCGGAGGCTTGACAATATCGTGCAGCGGATGGGTTTTGCCGGAGCGAAGAAGGAAGCAAGGCAGCTCGTCCGGCACGGGCACTTCCTGGTGAACGGCAAAAAGGTGAACATTCCTTCCTATTTGCTGAAGGCCGGTGATGTTGTAGAGCTGAAGGAAAAAAGCCGGGGCATCGCCCAGATCCAGCAGACCCTGGCAGCCGTCGAAAAGCGCGGCTTCCCGACCTGGCTTGAGATCGATAAGGCCCAGTTCAGGGGCAAGGTGCTGGCTTTGCCGGCGCGGGATGAGTCAACCATGCCGACGGTCAAAGAGCAGCTGGTGGTCGAACTCTACTCAAAGTAA
- a CDS encoding DNA-directed RNA polymerase subunit alpha, whose translation MLKKAKDFQMPKKLQYDPKKITDTYGKFTAEPLERGFGTTLGNSLRRVLLSSLEGSAVTSLRISGVQHEFSSIPGVIEDTTDIILNLKEIRLKLHTDKPKTLSLKAKGPGPVIAKDIEADAEVEILNPDLHIATIDKNGKLEVEMRARRGRGYVSSDKNKEPGQPIGVISIDAIFSPIRKVNFKVENARVGQDTDYDKLVLEVWTDGSIRPDDAVAHASKLLKDHLSIFIHLPEEEEELPAVEEEIKRVPSFNEHLLRSVNELELSVRAANCLKNAGIETIAEMVQKTESEMLKTKNFGRKSLNEIKEILAEMGLSLGMKVDDKIVAEARRLLAEKPSEV comes from the coding sequence ATGCTTAAAAAAGCTAAAGATTTCCAGATGCCGAAAAAACTTCAGTACGATCCGAAGAAGATAACCGATACGTACGGCAAATTCACGGCTGAGCCTCTGGAACGCGGTTTCGGAACGACGCTGGGCAACTCATTACGCCGGGTACTGCTTTCCTCGCTGGAAGGATCGGCGGTAACCTCGCTCAGAATCTCCGGGGTGCAACATGAATTTTCAAGCATTCCGGGCGTCATTGAAGACACGACCGACATTATCCTCAACCTGAAGGAAATCCGGCTCAAGCTGCACACGGATAAGCCGAAGACGCTTTCCCTGAAGGCAAAGGGGCCCGGTCCCGTGATCGCCAAGGATATCGAGGCCGATGCCGAAGTGGAGATCCTGAACCCCGATCTGCATATCGCGACGATCGATAAGAACGGCAAGCTCGAGGTCGAGATGCGGGCACGGCGCGGACGGGGCTACGTGTCGTCCGACAAGAACAAGGAGCCGGGGCAACCGATCGGCGTGATCTCGATCGATGCGATTTTTTCGCCCATCCGGAAGGTGAACTTCAAGGTCGAGAACGCCCGCGTGGGGCAGGACACCGACTACGACAAACTGGTCCTCGAGGTGTGGACCGACGGCAGTATCCGGCCTGATGACGCCGTCGCCCATGCGTCCAAGCTGCTAAAGGACCACCTGTCGATCTTCATTCATCTTCCCGAGGAAGAGGAAGAGCTTCCCGCCGTTGAAGAGGAGATCAAGCGCGTACCCTCGTTCAACGAACACCTGCTCCGCAGCGTGAATGAGCTGGAGCTTTCGGTCCGCGCGGCAAACTGTCTCAAGAACGCGGGCATTGAAACTATCGCGGAAATGGTACAGAAGACCGAGAGCGAGATGCTCAAGACCAAGAACTTCGGCAGAAAATCGCTGAATGAGATAAAAGAGATACTCGCGGAGATGGGGCTATCTCTGGGAATGAAGGTTGACGATAAGATCGTTGCGGAAGCAAGACGGCTCCTGGCCGAAAAGCCGAGCGAGGTTTAA
- a CDS encoding ATP-binding protein has translation MSAAVILVAVLAGAFFHWQGRKALDAEIRGRALFVAKGLAALTVDDILTGNRFELYKKITSPFAANEDLPSGSDLLYIIMYNHDCELLIGRSSTEVFFDSDSYFYTIPSGRNAVKEDVPLSCSNSSVTEPVFNTKDTGVYDLILAVMSGSQKVGYVRVGLSGQRYAERFALIMKKALGALLLILLVGLAFGQVIAMGITRPIQKLSDAAEKLSRQNWDVPLPVTGRDEISKLSHSFNQMALTLKQRELSLSRGNKDLFLLHTAGLDLMESLDLDALLVKIAARAEDLVRADTISVAVVHSSDLVLTYLGVFGNKAQALRDRVLPIEAGGIYNWLACYGTPLLITDAQTDFRLKAGEMKELGIKCIMAVPLWSSNTMTGLLTAVNKKGGACFDRQDLRLFTVFSNLAGAALQNASLYTDLIGKMNELRNAQEQLVHSTKMAAIGELAANVAHEVNNPLTSVLGYTTHLLKMSDLPDPAGRILGMMEQETLRVRKIIRNLLDFSRQKTSWMHPGDILVPLRETVAFVRGAAESASIALREEYNGSPVIVNMDANEMKQVFINIMNNAIQAMPGGGGLLVRLGMANGYEAVVEFADTGVGIAQEHIKKIFEPFFSTKESGTGTGLGLSISYRIVQNHGGRIEVESQEGRGTSFKVFLPLVREQFLMQNK, from the coding sequence TTGTCTGCAGCGGTGATCCTGGTCGCCGTCCTGGCGGGAGCCTTCTTTCACTGGCAGGGACGGAAGGCACTTGACGCAGAAATACGGGGCAGGGCTCTTTTCGTGGCAAAGGGTCTGGCTGCCCTGACCGTAGACGATATCCTTACGGGAAACCGTTTCGAGCTTTATAAGAAAATCACCTCTCCTTTCGCGGCGAACGAAGACCTCCCCTCCGGAAGCGACCTGCTTTACATCATCATGTACAATCACGACTGCGAGCTTCTGATCGGACGCAGTTCGACCGAGGTCTTCTTCGACAGCGATTCTTATTTTTATACCATTCCCTCCGGCCGGAATGCCGTGAAAGAAGACGTGCCGCTGAGCTGCAGCAACAGCAGCGTGACCGAGCCGGTTTTCAACACGAAGGACACCGGTGTGTATGACCTCATTCTCGCGGTGATGTCCGGCAGCCAGAAGGTCGGATACGTGCGGGTCGGCCTGTCGGGACAGCGCTACGCGGAGCGGTTTGCCCTCATCATGAAAAAGGCCTTGGGGGCGCTCCTGCTGATTCTTCTGGTGGGTCTCGCTTTCGGCCAGGTCATCGCCATGGGGATCACCCGGCCGATCCAAAAACTGAGCGATGCCGCTGAAAAGCTGAGCAGGCAGAACTGGGACGTTCCCCTGCCGGTAACGGGGAGAGATGAAATCAGCAAGCTCAGCCATTCTTTCAACCAGATGGCGCTGACCCTGAAACAGCGGGAATTGAGCCTGTCGCGCGGGAACAAGGACCTGTTCCTCCTTCATACGGCGGGACTCGACCTCATGGAGAGCCTCGATCTGGATGCGCTGCTCGTCAAGATCGCGGCACGGGCCGAGGACCTGGTGCGGGCCGACACGATCTCGGTTGCTGTCGTTCACAGCAGCGACCTCGTCCTCACGTACTTGGGCGTGTTCGGGAACAAGGCCCAGGCACTGAGAGATAGAGTTTTGCCGATCGAGGCGGGGGGCATCTATAATTGGCTGGCCTGCTACGGAACCCCTTTGCTGATAACGGATGCGCAGACGGACTTCAGGCTCAAGGCCGGCGAGATGAAGGAACTCGGGATCAAATGCATCATGGCCGTTCCTCTGTGGTCATCGAACACGATGACGGGCCTCCTGACAGCCGTGAACAAGAAAGGCGGCGCTTGTTTTGACCGGCAGGACCTCAGGCTCTTCACGGTTTTTTCGAACCTGGCCGGCGCCGCCCTGCAGAATGCCTCGCTCTACACCGACCTCATCGGAAAGATGAACGAGCTTCGGAACGCGCAGGAGCAGCTTGTCCATTCGACCAAGATGGCCGCCATCGGCGAACTTGCAGCCAATGTGGCCCACGAGGTAAACAACCCGCTGACCAGCGTTCTCGGGTATACGACCCACCTGCTGAAGATGTCCGATCTGCCTGATCCCGCCGGCCGGATCCTGGGGATGATGGAACAGGAGACCCTGAGGGTAAGAAAGATCATCCGCAATCTTCTCGATTTTTCCCGGCAGAAGACGTCCTGGATGCATCCCGGTGATATCCTGGTTCCGCTTCGGGAGACCGTGGCCTTCGTCAGAGGCGCAGCCGAATCTGCATCAATCGCCCTCCGCGAGGAGTACAACGGATCTCCGGTCATCGTCAACATGGACGCCAACGAAATGAAACAGGTCTTCATCAACATCATGAATAATGCGATCCAGGCTATGCCGGGAGGAGGCGGGCTCCTGGTCCGCCTCGGCATGGCCAATGGGTATGAGGCCGTCGTCGAATTCGCCGATACCGGTGTCGGAATCGCCCAGGAGCATATCAAGAAGATCTTTGAGCCTTTTTTCTCAACAAAGGAAAGCGGGACCGGCACCGGCCTCGGGCTGTCCATCAGCTACCGCATTGTGCAGAACCACGGCGGCCGCATCGAGGTCGAGAGCCAGGAGGGGCGCGGAACTTCATTCAAAGTGTTCCTGCCCCTGGTCAGGGAGCAGTTCCTGATGCAGAATAAATGA
- a CDS encoding phosphate/phosphite/phosphonate ABC transporter substrate-binding protein, with the protein MKRAIECMASWAPTFLIVLLAVSVFPSVGCDRWKPERRPGESFAQQQLLIGLIPEQNIFRQRERYQFLGDYLSRRLGVKVIFTSLSSYGNVIEHFTTEKMDGAFFGSFTYALARRQLGVEPVARPVNPDGTTTYHGYLFARRDSGIRNVAGLRGKRFAFVDRATTAGYLFPLAYFRGQGVRVHPEAFVKEALFYGSHDAAILAVLNREADAGAAKNTIYDQMARENSRIGKELVILATSGVVPENCLAVRKDLDPKLRSALRQALVAMDRDAEGEEALKRFGARGFIETNDRDYAYLYSLAAEAGLDFKTYRYQSR; encoded by the coding sequence ATGAAACGGGCGATTGAATGCATGGCATCGTGGGCACCAACATTTCTGATTGTCCTGCTGGCCGTTTCGGTCTTCCCCTCCGTCGGCTGCGACCGGTGGAAGCCGGAGCGGCGCCCCGGGGAGAGCTTTGCCCAGCAGCAACTTCTGATAGGCCTCATTCCGGAGCAGAATATCTTCCGCCAGCGGGAGCGATACCAGTTTCTGGGGGATTACCTCTCCCGGCGACTGGGGGTCAAGGTGATCTTTACGAGCCTCTCCAGTTATGGAAATGTCATTGAACACTTTACCACTGAAAAAATGGACGGTGCTTTTTTCGGCAGCTTTACCTATGCCCTGGCCCGCCGGCAACTCGGCGTCGAGCCGGTGGCGAGGCCGGTCAACCCGGACGGGACTACGACCTATCACGGATATCTGTTTGCCAGAAGGGACAGTGGCATCCGGAATGTGGCCGGCCTGCGGGGGAAACGCTTCGCCTTCGTGGACCGCGCCACCACGGCGGGATACCTGTTTCCCCTGGCCTATTTCAGGGGGCAAGGTGTCCGTGTCCACCCCGAGGCGTTCGTGAAGGAGGCCCTTTTTTACGGGAGTCACGACGCTGCGATACTGGCCGTGTTGAACCGTGAGGCGGACGCCGGCGCGGCGAAGAATACGATCTACGACCAGATGGCGCGTGAGAACTCCCGGATAGGAAAAGAACTCGTCATTCTTGCGACTTCCGGGGTGGTGCCCGAGAATTGTCTCGCCGTCCGCAAGGACCTGGATCCGAAGCTCAGGAGCGCGCTCAGGCAGGCCTTGGTCGCCATGGACAGGGATGCCGAAGGGGAAGAGGCGTTGAAGCGATTCGGCGCGCGGGGCTTCATTGAAACGAATGACCGCGATTACGCTTATCTGTATTCACTGGCGGCCGAGGCGGGTCTCGACTTCAAGACGTACCGCTACCAGAGCCGGTGA
- a CDS encoding ATP-binding protein, whose amino-acid sequence MKKRILIGLGSLLVIFLMGSLIAVFYITRTTERMDRLILLHQVEILREDLIIHVQQVQSHILRDRVRSSGDVDLLVAQVQEMDRVMDSCMGCHHTPELAQGLSSMRDMANDYKSAISGLVTVSANPARVAALERRVQDIGQELIAMTQGMAFTANVRLQQKTEETMATIREVRLVLSATLLIGFLLAVVTAWVLARSLDRVLRALLDATRRIARGDLQHRVDITDSKGSEFRELGEAFNTMTHNLQQSRRQLVQSAKLAAIGELAANIAYEVNNPLTGVLGYAGLLLKSDDIPAEKKEQLKTIERETLRAREILKNLLDFARRKPPHLERTTVTGLIESTLELVRGQARLSNVTLRIECPQGLPDVAVDRDEIKQVFLNLINNALFAMPSGGDLTIRASCRRESIGQDTVAVEFRDSGIGIPEDQLDKIFDPFFTTRIEGEGTGLGLSISYMIVQNHGGIIEVESTVGEGSTFRVLLPAGRT is encoded by the coding sequence ATGAAAAAGCGAATTCTCATTGGCCTCGGATCGCTGCTCGTCATTTTCCTGATGGGCAGCTTGATCGCCGTCTTCTATATTACGAGGACGACCGAGCGCATGGACCGCCTGATCCTGCTGCACCAGGTCGAGATCCTGCGCGAGGACCTCATTATCCATGTCCAGCAGGTCCAGTCCCATATCCTCCGCGACCGGGTCCGGAGCTCGGGCGACGTTGACCTCCTCGTGGCCCAGGTGCAGGAGATGGACAGGGTAATGGACTCGTGCATGGGCTGTCATCATACCCCGGAGCTCGCCCAGGGGTTGAGCAGCATGCGGGACATGGCAAATGACTACAAAAGCGCGATCAGCGGTCTCGTCACCGTGTCCGCCAACCCGGCGAGGGTCGCCGCGCTTGAGCGCCGTGTCCAGGATATCGGCCAGGAGCTCATCGCCATGACGCAGGGGATGGCCTTTACCGCCAATGTCCGGCTTCAGCAGAAGACGGAAGAGACAATGGCCACGATCCGGGAAGTCCGCCTGGTCCTCTCGGCGACCCTTCTGATCGGGTTCCTGCTTGCGGTCGTGACGGCGTGGGTCCTGGCAAGGAGCCTTGACCGCGTACTCCGGGCCCTGCTTGACGCCACGAGACGCATCGCGCGGGGGGATTTGCAGCACCGCGTAGACATCACCGACAGCAAGGGAAGCGAGTTCCGGGAGCTGGGAGAGGCTTTCAACACGATGACCCACAACCTGCAGCAGTCGCGGCGTCAGCTGGTACAGAGCGCCAAACTGGCCGCGATCGGAGAGCTTGCGGCCAACATCGCGTACGAAGTGAACAATCCCCTGACCGGCGTCCTGGGATACGCCGGCTTGCTGCTGAAATCCGACGACATCCCCGCCGAGAAGAAAGAGCAGCTCAAGACCATCGAACGGGAGACGCTGCGCGCGCGGGAGATCCTGAAGAACCTTCTTGATTTCGCCCGGAGGAAGCCCCCGCACCTGGAACGGACGACGGTCACCGGCCTGATCGAGAGCACGCTGGAACTCGTGAGAGGACAGGCGCGGCTGTCGAATGTTACCCTGCGCATCGAGTGCCCGCAAGGACTGCCCGATGTGGCCGTCGACAGGGATGAAATTAAGCAGGTTTTTTTGAACCTGATCAACAATGCCCTGTTCGCAATGCCCTCCGGCGGGGACCTGACCATCAGGGCCAGTTGCAGGCGGGAATCCATCGGGCAGGATACCGTAGCGGTCGAATTCCGGGATTCCGGCATCGGCATTCCCGAGGACCAGCTTGACAAGATCTTCGACCCCTTTTTCACGACGCGGATCGAGGGGGAGGGGACGGGCCTGGGCCTTTCAATCAGCTATATGATCGTGCAGAATCACGGCGGGATCATCGAAGTAGAAAGCACTGTTGGAGAGGGGTCCACCTTTCGGGTCCTGCTGCCGGCGGGGCGGACATAG